The uncultured Cohaesibacter sp. region CCAAGCGGAGGAAGATCGCCCCGAACGGCGCGCCCGATCACAACATTTCCGCCCCAGCACAAGGTTGCGAGGGCCAGAGGAGCATAGGCGGCAATATTGTTGTTTTTCATGAATTTTGCTTTTTAAAGAAAGGAAGACTGTAAGGAAGGCTTTCTCCTTCGCATATTTTGATCTTGCGTGGAAGGAAAAAGACGCTCCATAGTGGGCCTGTTTTTCTCGTGATAGAAGCGACAAGGCGGCGCATATGGGTATGAAAATCGGGATATTGATATTCGAGGATGTTGAAGAGCTTGATTTTGTCGGGCCTTGGGAAGTGTTCACCATGACCAACGCCGTCAGCATCGCCAAAGGTGAGGAGCCCCTCTTCGAAATGGCGCTCATCGCGCCAGATGTCGAGCCAGTCACCTGCGCCAAGGGCATGCGGGTGTTGCCGGACAAGACGATGGCCGATACCGATGGTCTCGATGTGATTCTTGTGCCCGGTGGACAGGGAACCCGTCGCGAAGTGAATAATCCGGCCATCATCAACTGGATTGCCGAAATCGGTCAGGGGGCACAATGGGTGACCAGCGTCTGCACCGGTTCTCTTCTCCTCACCGCAGCTGGCCTGACCAAGGGTAAGAAAATCACCACCCATCACGGTGCCGTGGATCTGGTCAAGGCCCGACCGGAAAAACCTGATGTACGTGGTGAATATCGCTATGTGCGCGATGGCAATCTGGTGACCAGCGCGGGCGTTTCCGCTGGTATCGACATGAGCCTTTGGCTCGTGGGCGAGTGGTATGGCCCCGATTTTGCGCGCGCCGTACAAAAGGCCATGCAGTATGATCCGGTTCCGCCTTATTCGGCGCTGACCTGAGGGTAGTCGCTATCTGCGCCGAGGCCCTCGGCAAAGGCACGCCTTTTAAGCCTCAGCGCCATGATGCCGAGCCGCAACGTTTCTTCCAGAATGAGAATGCCATAGACGATATAGAGAGACAGCTCAAAGACATGGGTGCAGATGAGCAAGAGCGGCACCCCGAAGCCCCACTGTAGCCCGACCTGTACCCAGAACACCCATTTGGGCCGGTCTGTCGCACGCAATATGGCGCCGATGGTGACTGATGCCGTGCGCACCAGAACCAGCAGGCCGCCATAGGGGATCAACAACAGGAAATTGATTCGAACCCAGTCGGAAATGTGCCATGACAGCGCGTCTGCAAGCAGCGTTACGCCAACAAACAGCAGCGCAAGGCGTGGTGCCAGCAAGCGCAGGGCTGTCAGGATCGAGCGGATCGCCTTGCGCAATTCCGGGCTGCCGGGCTCCAGATCCGCGCAGGTGAGAGTAGCCGACATGGCAACCGCTCGCCCGAGCACATTGGCAACCGAGAGCCATGGGGTCATAAGCGCCAGAGCAGCAAAGGTCAAATAGGGTTGCTGGGCAAACAGCAACTGATAGGCCTGGGCCCCCACAATGAGCGCGGCCACATTCAGCATGACCGGTATCAAAACCGAACGCGGCAACAGCGTCTCGCGATCATAGTCGGTGCCTCCTGACGTTTCTGCGGCGCTTTTGTCCCGCAGTGCCACGCGCATGTCGCGTACCGTCAGCACAACAAGATAGATGAGTCGCGCGCTTTGACTGACGAGGGTTGCGATTGCTGCTCCCTTGATTCCCAGTTCTGGGGCGCCAAACCATCCATAGATCAACAAGGCATTGAGAATGACATTGAGCGGCAACTCGATGGCAAATCCTCGCAATTCTCGCGGTGCCTGTCGCCTCACATCGAAACTGATGGTCAAGAGATAGGCCGCAAAGCTGAGGGGCAGGGCATAAACCATGAGCGCCAGATAGCGCTTGGCGGCAAAGCCGATGCCGGACGTCGTAGCCAGCCAATCAACAAGAAAGTTGATGTTGAAGCGAAAGAGCAGGACCAGAATAATGCTGTGGCCGAGCCCTAGCGCCATCATGCGCAGGAGCCTCTTGTAATAGAGGTGCATATCCCCCGCGCCAAAAGCTCGCGTCAAAAGAATCTGTGCGCCCGACCCCAGTCCGAACAACAGCGCCATGAAGACGCCATAAAGGCCAGCACACAGGCCAAGGCCTGCCAATGATTCATCGCCAATCGGCCCCACCATGTTGGCGTCAATCAGAATCGCTGAGGTGGAAAATAGCCCGGACAAGGACAGAAAACCCGCCAACTTGAGAATGGACGGCGTTTCGCGATCGAGCAAGGCAGACTTGGGCGAAGGATTGGCTGACACGGAAATAATGAAATCTTCTATTTGCGAATGGTTGGCGTTGGGCGGACATTAGGCTAAATTGCCCGCAATGCCAATGAAGAAGACCCCAAATCCTGAAAGCGGTTGCTCGTGTCCAATCTTGTAATTTCCAGCCCCTATCTGGGGATCGCCGTTCTTGTCATTTTCGTTCTGTCCGGCAAAGTTTTTCGCGACAACTGGAAAGCGGCCGGGCCACACTGGAAGCGCAACTGCTGGCTCTCGGGAATCGTGGCGACCTTCTGCTTTCTTGCGCTGGCCTTCATTCCCTTCGTGCCTCACTGAAGGTCTGTTTTCTGCAGATTTGTCTCACGCATACTGTCATCGCATTGCGCTTTGAAAGGGGCATCCCTGAGCGCACCATTCTAACTATGTCTGCCCTCGTTATAGTGTCGGTTTATGCTTCCAATTCATGAGTGTTAGGACTGCTGGCAGGATTGTATCCAGTCACGCTTGGATTAGGTTCGCGATAGAAACATGGATAAAAATCCGGCAAACCAGAAGAGACCCATCATGCCCCATATAACGCTTAAAATTGCGCAGACCTGTTCTGATGAGAAAAAGAAGGCATTTGTTGACCAGATGACCCGCACCATGAAAGAGCTTTTCGACGTTCCCGAAGAGCAGCTTTCCATTGATTTCCTTGAATTTACTCCGTCAGACTGGGTGGAGCTGGTCTATTTTGATGACGTTCGGCCGCGTATCGGGTCTCTGCTCAAGGAACCTGGCTATGAGATCGTCCCGGCGTGAGTATGGGCGCCTGTGTTTGGCCAGTCTGGGGAGTAGGCTGGAAGTGAAAAAGGCACGCGATTTGCGTGCCTTTTTCATATAAAGCTTGAAGTTCGGAGCCTGTTTATTCCGCAGCACTCATGGCCGCTTCGCGCTCGGCCTTTTCGCGGGCCGCTTTCTTGCGAGGGCATTCCCCATGCAGGCGCTCCTTGAGCGGGCTATCCTTATCAACGGCTGAGCCACAGATCAGGCAATGATCCGCATCGGAAATTGCGTTGAGGCCGCCACAAGAGCCGGCAATCGGTTTGCGCTTGAACATGACGCCAATGGACATGCCAACAACAATGACCAAAAAGGCTCCAAATACGATAAGATAGGTTGCCATCTAAATACCCTCCGTGCCACCCGGCTCAACTGAGCACGGGGCAGGTTGTTGATCATTTTTTCGCCGCCATCAGTGCATCAAAGGCCTTGCTGCTCGATGTCACAAATCCGCTTTCTTCGCGGCGAATGAAATAGGCCGGAATGTCCAACTTGTCAGCCAGAGCGCGACCGTCCTTCTCGCCAAGCACCAAAAGCGCCGTTGCCATTCCGTCGGCGCGCATGCCATCGGGAGCCAGCACGGTGACCGAAGCGAGATTGTGTGTAACCGGTCTCCCGGTCAGCGGGTCGATGATGTGAGACATGCGCTGCCCCTCATCATTGAAGTAGAAATTGCGATAGTCCCCCGACGTTGCGATACCCATATCACTGACGGGGAGAACTAGTTGCACGGACCGTCCAGCTTCGTCAGGCTTTTCGATGCCGATCTGCCAAGGCTCGCCCATGCTGTTCAGGCCATGAACCATAAGGTCACCGCCTATCTCTACGAGATAATTCTTAATGCCATGCTTCGCAAGAGTGCGCCCGATCAAATCTGCGCTATATCCCTTGGCAATTGCGCCCAGCGTGATCGTGACACCCGGTTTGTTCTTGCGTACCATCGGCGGATCGGATTTGACATCCAGAAGGGTGCTCTGGCCGACGTCAGCCATGGCAGCTCTGATTTGTGCATCCGTTGGTGGGTTGTCATTATCCTCCGGACCGAAGCCCCAAAGATCGACAAGTGGCGAAACCGTAATATCGAATCGCCCCCCACTCAATTCGTGAATGGTCTGTGCTTCCAGCAAAACTTCATGAAAACTGTCAGAAGTACTTAGCCAGTCAGTCGAAGAACTGGTGTTAAAGATGGAGATTTCCGACTCGTCTTTCCAGTTCGACATTGCCTCGTTGGCGGCGTCCAGTGTTGCCTTTATGTCATAATAAAGGGCCTCTTCGTCCACTTTTCCGCGCGCATGCAGCGCTTTGATGGTGTAACTGGTGCCCATCGTGTTGCCACGAAGCAGATATTCGTCAGTTTGTTCGGAAAAAAGATCACATCCGGCAAGAGCGAATAGACCAATAACAACGGGGATGAGCCGGAGAAACAAGCGCAATGGAGGGCCTCAATGCAGGTATAACGTGCTGCAGACGCTGGGACTGAACTTCTGGTTCCGCCTAAATAAGCGGCACGAGGCGTTAGTTGGGCTCTTCTTTGACTGAAGTCAAGGTCTTTTTAATCACTTTGCAGGATTAGAATGGTGACGATCGGGGGAAATTCATTTCATTTTATCCATTCAAATTGCTACCAATGGCAAAAGCCAACCATCTGGGTGCAAATTAACTTGAATTGTTTGATTTCCCTCGTTAGCAAAGGGGTGGTGTTGTTAGGACAACACCGTATGTTGGCGCGAGGGGCGCCGGAAAAACTCATTCAGTCAAGGTATGCTATGAAGCTAAAAAAAGGATTGGATCTGCCGATAACAGGCGCTCCTGTCCAGACCATTCATGAGGGGCCAAAGATAACGAAGGTGGCTGTGAATGGTCGGGACTTCATCGGCCTGAAGCCCAAGATGCTGGTCGCGGAAGGAGACAAAGTCAAGAAGGGGCAACCGCTCTTCTTGCACAAAGCTTCCGAAGACGTGGTCTATGTGGCTCCAGGAGGCGGAACCGTTACGGCAATCAATCGTGGTGCACGGCGAGTGCTTGAGACCATTGTGATTGCACTGGATGAGGTGGAAGAAGAGATCACCTTCGAGTCGACTCCTGCAGAACAGTTGAGCGCCCTCCCGCGCGAAAATGTCCAGAAGCGTCTCTATGAAAGTGGGCAGTGGACCTATCTCAAGACAAGGCCATTCTCATATGTGCCTGAACAAGGGACAGTCCCGCATTCCATCTTTGTCACAGCGATGGACACCAACCCGCTTGCTGCTGATCCTGCCGTTATTATCGGCGAGAATGCAGCGGCCTTCAGCGCTGGTGTCGATGTTCTGTCCAATCTGACAGACGGTCACGTTTATGTTTGCCATGCTCCGGACGATAAGATGCCCGGTGTAACCTCTGAGAAGGTCGTCTTCGAATCCTTCGCAGGTCCGCATCCGGCCGGTCTGGCTGGGACGCACATTCATTTTCTCGATCCCGTGAATGCAGAAAAGACCGTGTGGTCCATCGGCTATGCAGATGTGATCGCCATCGGCAATCTTTTCACGACAGGCAAGATCGACACCAACCGTACCATCGCGCTTTGTGGTCCTCTGGCCAGCAACCCGCGTTTGGTCAAAACACGCGTCGGTGCTTCCACTGATGAACTGACGGCTGGCGAAATCGAAATCGGCATCAATTGTCGTGTCGTTTCCGGTTCCATTCTGTCGGGGACGAACGCTGAAGACCAGTTCGCTTTCCTCTCCCGTTCGGCAACCCAGCTGACATTGATGGAAGAAGACACCAAACAGCGCATTCTGGGGTGGGGCTATCCTTCCAACAACTATTGGTCCTTCACCAACGTCCATCTTTCCTCGCTGCTTGGCGCGGGCAAGAAATTTGCCTTCGGAACCAACCAGCGCGGTGGACGGCGTGCCATGGTTCCCTTCGGCAGCTATGAGCAGGTTGTGCCTCTGGACATTCTGCCAACCCAGTTGCTCAAGGCGCTTCTGACGCTGGATACCGATCTCGCCCAGAATTTGGGGGCTTTGGAGCTGGAGGAAGAAGATCTGGCCCTTTGCACCTTCATCTGTCACTCGAAATATGAGTATGGCGAAGCTCTGCGAGCCAATCTCTTCAAAATCGAAAAAGAGGGCTAAGCCTTGGGTCTGCGCAATTTCTTCGACAGCATCGAGCCGCATTTCCATAAAGGCGGCAAGCTGGAACGGTATTTCGCCCTTTACGAAATGGTGGAATCCTTCATCTACACGCCAAAGATGGTCACACGCGCCGCGCCTCATGCGCGCGACGATATCGACCTGAAGCGTGTTATGTCCTATGTGGTTATCGCCACATTCCCCTGTGTTCTGATGGCTCTTTATAATACGGGCTATCAAACCAACTCAGCCATCGCCAGCATGGGGCTGACCGAGGTCGCCGGCTGGCGCGCCTGGATCATCAACCTTCTGGGCATTGGCTTCGATCCGAACAGCATCTTCGCCAACCTGGTGCATGGGCTACTCTACTTCCTGCCGATCTACATTTTTACGCTTGCCGCAGGTGGCATCGTGGAAGTGATCTTCGCCATCGTGCGTGGTCATGAGATCAACGAAGGCTTCTTCGTGACCTCCATGCTCTACGCTCTGATCGTTCCTGCCTCTACCCCACTCTGGATGGTCTCTCTGGGCATCATCTTCGGTGTACTGATGGGTAAGGAAGTGTTCGGCGGCACTGGCAAGAACTTCCTTAACCCGGCTCTGGTCGGTCGTGCCTTCCTCTATTTCGCCTATCCGGCTGCCATGTCAGGTGATGCGATCTGGACCCCGGTCGACGGCTTCACCGGTGCTACGGCTCTGGGTGCAACCGCACTGCATGGCACGCAGGCTCTGGCCGATATGGGCCTGTCCTGGTGGGATGCCTTCTTCGGCATCATGCAGGGTTCCATGGGTGAAACCTCTGCTCTGGCCTGCCTGATCGGCGGCATTGTGCTGGTCTACACCCGCATCGCAAACTGGCGTCTGATCGCTGGCTGTGTTGCCGGTACCGTCGGCTTCTCGCTGGTGCTCAATCTGATTGGTTCTGACACCAACCCGATGTTCGGTATGCCATTCTGGTGGCACATGGTTCTTGGTGGTTGGGCATTCGGTCTGGTCTTCATGGTCACCGAGCCCGTGTCTGCTGCTCAAACCAACGCCGGTCGCTTCTGGTACGGTGTTCTGATCGGCTTCATGGTCATCATGATCCGCGTCGTCAACCCGGCTTTCCCGGAAGGCATGATGCTCGCGATCCTGTTCGGCAATATCTTTGCGCCGCTCATCGACTATTTCGTTGTGCGCGCCAACATCAAGCGGAGGGCTGCTCGCAATGCCTGAGGCAACGGATAAGAAACTTGGTCCTTGGGGACGTTTTCTGGCGATGCCAGCGGACAATCCCGTCAAGACGGTTATCGTGGCCGTCGCCCTGTGCCTATTCTGTTCCATGATCGTGTCAGCTGCTGCCGTGGCTCTCAGACCGGTACAGGAGCAGAACAAGGTTCTGGACAAACGCCGCAATATTCTGCAGGTGGCTGGCCTGTTTGAGCCGGGTGTCAACGTCAATGAGGTCTTCAACGAAAAGGTTGAACCGCGCCTCGTTGATATCGAAACCGGCACCTTCTCTGATGCAGCTGATCCGGCAACCTATGATCAGCGTGAAGCAGCCAACGATCCTGCTCGGTCAATCGATCTGCAGAATGACCCTGCTGGCATCGGTCGGCAGGCCAAACTGGCGTCTGTCTACCTGATCCGCAACGATGCTGGTGACATCGACAAGATCATCCTTCCGGTCCATGGCTATGGCCTGTGGTCCACGATGTATGGTTTTGTTGCTCTGAAAGCTGATGGCAA contains the following coding sequences:
- a CDS encoding DJ-1/PfpI family protein, with amino-acid sequence MGMKIGILIFEDVEELDFVGPWEVFTMTNAVSIAKGEEPLFEMALIAPDVEPVTCAKGMRVLPDKTMADTDGLDVILVPGGQGTRREVNNPAIINWIAEIGQGAQWVTSVCTGSLLLTAAGLTKGKKITTHHGAVDLVKARPEKPDVRGEYRYVRDGNLVTSAGVSAGIDMSLWLVGEWYGPDFARAVQKAMQYDPVPPYSALT
- a CDS encoding MATE family efflux transporter: MSANPSPKSALLDRETPSILKLAGFLSLSGLFSTSAILIDANMVGPIGDESLAGLGLCAGLYGVFMALLFGLGSGAQILLTRAFGAGDMHLYYKRLLRMMALGLGHSIILVLLFRFNINFLVDWLATTSGIGFAAKRYLALMVYALPLSFAAYLLTISFDVRRQAPRELRGFAIELPLNVILNALLIYGWFGAPELGIKGAAIATLVSQSARLIYLVVLTVRDMRVALRDKSAAETSGGTDYDRETLLPRSVLIPVMLNVAALIVGAQAYQLLFAQQPYLTFAALALMTPWLSVANVLGRAVAMSATLTCADLEPGSPELRKAIRSILTALRLLAPRLALLFVGVTLLADALSWHISDWVRINFLLLIPYGGLLVLVRTASVTIGAILRATDRPKWVFWVQVGLQWGFGVPLLLICTHVFELSLYIVYGILILEETLRLGIMALRLKRRAFAEGLGADSDYPQVSAE
- a CDS encoding tautomerase family protein; this translates as MPHITLKIAQTCSDEKKKAFVDQMTRTMKELFDVPEEQLSIDFLEFTPSDWVELVYFDDVRPRIGSLLKEPGYEIVPA
- the nqrM gene encoding (Na+)-NQR maturation NqrM — translated: MATYLIVFGAFLVIVVGMSIGVMFKRKPIAGSCGGLNAISDADHCLICGSAVDKDSPLKERLHGECPRKKAAREKAEREAAMSAAE
- a CDS encoding FAD:protein FMN transferase, encoding MRLFLRLIPVVIGLFALAGCDLFSEQTDEYLLRGNTMGTSYTIKALHARGKVDEEALYYDIKATLDAANEAMSNWKDESEISIFNTSSSTDWLSTSDSFHEVLLEAQTIHELSGGRFDITVSPLVDLWGFGPEDNDNPPTDAQIRAAMADVGQSTLLDVKSDPPMVRKNKPGVTITLGAIAKGYSADLIGRTLAKHGIKNYLVEIGGDLMVHGLNSMGEPWQIGIEKPDEAGRSVQLVLPVSDMGIATSGDYRNFYFNDEGQRMSHIIDPLTGRPVTHNLASVTVLAPDGMRADGMATALLVLGEKDGRALADKLDIPAYFIRREESGFVTSSSKAFDALMAAKK
- a CDS encoding Na(+)-translocating NADH-quinone reductase subunit A, with the protein product MKLKKGLDLPITGAPVQTIHEGPKITKVAVNGRDFIGLKPKMLVAEGDKVKKGQPLFLHKASEDVVYVAPGGGTVTAINRGARRVLETIVIALDEVEEEITFESTPAEQLSALPRENVQKRLYESGQWTYLKTRPFSYVPEQGTVPHSIFVTAMDTNPLAADPAVIIGENAAAFSAGVDVLSNLTDGHVYVCHAPDDKMPGVTSEKVVFESFAGPHPAGLAGTHIHFLDPVNAEKTVWSIGYADVIAIGNLFTTGKIDTNRTIALCGPLASNPRLVKTRVGASTDELTAGEIEIGINCRVVSGSILSGTNAEDQFAFLSRSATQLTLMEEDTKQRILGWGYPSNNYWSFTNVHLSSLLGAGKKFAFGTNQRGGRRAMVPFGSYEQVVPLDILPTQLLKALLTLDTDLAQNLGALELEEEDLALCTFICHSKYEYGEALRANLFKIEKEG
- a CDS encoding NADH:ubiquinone reductase (Na(+)-transporting) subunit B; this translates as MGLRNFFDSIEPHFHKGGKLERYFALYEMVESFIYTPKMVTRAAPHARDDIDLKRVMSYVVIATFPCVLMALYNTGYQTNSAIASMGLTEVAGWRAWIINLLGIGFDPNSIFANLVHGLLYFLPIYIFTLAAGGIVEVIFAIVRGHEINEGFFVTSMLYALIVPASTPLWMVSLGIIFGVLMGKEVFGGTGKNFLNPALVGRAFLYFAYPAAMSGDAIWTPVDGFTGATALGATALHGTQALADMGLSWWDAFFGIMQGSMGETSALACLIGGIVLVYTRIANWRLIAGCVAGTVGFSLVLNLIGSDTNPMFGMPFWWHMVLGGWAFGLVFMVTEPVSAAQTNAGRFWYGVLIGFMVIMIRVVNPAFPEGMMLAILFGNIFAPLIDYFVVRANIKRRAARNA
- a CDS encoding Na(+)-translocating NADH-quinone reductase subunit C encodes the protein MPEATDKKLGPWGRFLAMPADNPVKTVIVAVALCLFCSMIVSAAAVALRPVQEQNKVLDKRRNILQVAGLFEPGVNVNEVFNEKVEPRLVDIETGTFSDAADPATYDQREAANDPARSIDLQNDPAGIGRQAKLASVYLIRNDAGDIDKIILPVHGYGLWSTMYGFVALKADGNEVAGFQFYEQGETPGLGAEVDNPRWRAQWPGKKIYDEEGNVEIAVTKTPATPATQDYHIDSLAGATLTSRGVDNLIHFWMGEQGFKRFLDNLKEGTV